From a single Bacillus kexueae genomic region:
- a CDS encoding DUF1850 domain-containing protein, which yields MGNSFKLLGGILVFLMGFLPQNVLILSNSNGVLLYKPTITQHEVSMKWLHSVEKEEWEETYSVTEDELVLKSTRFKTFGAGVPDQTEKEMLVQDGWVLLEDMYVSMGKVIHFRTGKETQHVMTIKQCDFFLLPQESYQLEVKHVAIYKMLYQYFNHLREVKGIEEVKSCGRT from the coding sequence TTGGGCAACTCCTTTAAGCTACTTGGAGGGATTTTAGTCTTTTTAATGGGCTTTCTCCCTCAAAACGTCCTTATTCTTTCGAATAGCAACGGTGTACTCCTTTACAAGCCAACAATTACGCAACATGAAGTTTCAATGAAGTGGCTTCATTCTGTTGAAAAAGAGGAATGGGAAGAAACCTATTCTGTCACAGAAGACGAGCTTGTTCTTAAATCTACACGATTTAAAACGTTCGGAGCGGGTGTCCCTGATCAAACAGAGAAAGAGATGCTCGTTCAAGATGGGTGGGTTCTCTTAGAAGACATGTATGTGTCAATGGGAAAAGTCATCCATTTCCGTACAGGAAAAGAGACTCAGCATGTCATGACGATTAAACAATGTGATTTTTTCCTTTTACCACAGGAATCTTATCAACTAGAAGTAAAACATGTTGCCATCTATAAGATGTTATATCAATATTTTAATCATTTAAGAGAGGTGAAAGGTATTGAAGAAGTCAAAAGCTGTGGAAGAACTTGA
- a CDS encoding TAXI family TRAP transporter solute-binding subunit: protein MKGKSIFYLLLTLLMVVMSACGNESASTNDTGASKGSSIVFGTGGTSGAYYAIGGSLKPIFEESDLIDNVTVESTGASVANIQNIEDGLNQVAIVMSDVAYDAINGEGQFNGNEIQVQALAGMYQNVVQIVALSDSGINSIEDLKGKRVGVGKVGSGVEQSAQKVLEAAGLTYEDLGKVTHTGYADSVQEMKNGTLDAAFFTSGVPNSNVTDLMLQNDVTFVEIKGEVADKLMEKYPFYKPFVIEEGDESKYDLDQKVETVGIQNMLIASKDLDEEVAYELTKKFYEYLGSDAVAVASLKDISREDIAKDLIAPLHQGAEKYYKENGLLE from the coding sequence ATGAAAGGAAAATCGATATTTTATCTTCTTTTAACTTTACTTATGGTTGTGATGAGTGCTTGCGGAAACGAAAGTGCTTCTACAAATGATACAGGTGCTTCTAAAGGCAGTTCAATCGTTTTTGGAACAGGTGGCACCTCAGGTGCTTATTACGCAATTGGTGGATCTCTAAAGCCGATTTTTGAAGAAAGCGATCTTATTGATAATGTCACGGTTGAATCAACTGGTGCTTCTGTTGCAAACATACAGAACATAGAAGATGGCCTTAATCAGGTGGCTATTGTCATGAGTGATGTAGCTTATGATGCTATTAATGGTGAGGGACAATTTAACGGAAATGAGATTCAGGTTCAAGCGTTGGCAGGAATGTATCAAAACGTAGTACAAATTGTAGCGTTATCAGATAGCGGAATTAATAGTATAGAAGATTTAAAAGGGAAGCGTGTAGGTGTTGGAAAAGTCGGTTCTGGGGTTGAGCAAAGTGCACAGAAAGTTCTCGAAGCTGCAGGTCTAACGTATGAAGATTTAGGAAAGGTCACTCATACAGGATATGCTGATTCTGTTCAAGAGATGAAAAATGGAACACTGGATGCCGCTTTCTTTACTTCAGGTGTGCCGAATAGTAACGTAACGGACTTAATGTTGCAAAATGATGTAACATTTGTCGAGATAAAGGGAGAAGTAGCGGATAAATTGATGGAGAAATATCCATTTTATAAACCTTTTGTTATTGAAGAAGGCGATGAATCGAAATATGACTTAGATCAAAAAGTGGAGACAGTTGGAATCCAAAATATGCTTATTGCATCCAAAGATTTAGATGAAGAAGTGGCTTATGAATTAACGAAGAAGTTTTATGAATACTTAGGGTCTGATGCGGTTGCAGTAGCCTCCTTAAAAGATATTAGTCGAGAAGATATTGCGAAAGACTTGATTGCACCTTTACATCAAGGGGCGGAAAAATATTATAAAGAAAACGGCTTATTAGAATAG
- a CDS encoding NAD(P)/FAD-dependent oxidoreductase — protein MNLQSGKLYWETTFPHPPTYPKLEENIQCDVLIIGSGISGAQCAYHLADTDLKVVVVDKRKSGKGSTSTNTALIQYLGEKMLSELSNSFGEENAVRHFKLCEKAIKELEQASSILPIDSDFIRRDSLYYASEADHVKTLEKEYELLKKHGFDVEYWTEDTIKEHYPFQKSAAILFKNDAELNPIKLTYGMLEYAKMKGVQVFEDTEVSGKKVDQDGVTVFTKKQHQIKAKHVIIAAGYETLEIKKEKNAFYGSSYAAITNRVDDLSEWHNRTLIWESARPYVYMRTTADNRIIIGGLDDTTHFSEDRDAKIIAKKNKLIEEFNKLFPNIHVKAEYYLGAFYGTTHDGLPIIGMYEDEPNCYYFYGYGDNGSVYSMVLSKIIKQMITKETNENVDLYLQTRPVVH, from the coding sequence GTGAACCTACAATCAGGAAAGCTTTATTGGGAAACAACCTTTCCTCATCCACCTACGTATCCAAAGCTTGAAGAAAATATTCAATGCGATGTGTTAATCATCGGATCAGGTATTTCTGGTGCACAATGTGCGTATCATTTAGCGGATACAGATTTAAAAGTCGTTGTGGTGGATAAGCGTAAATCTGGAAAAGGAAGTACCAGTACGAATACAGCTCTCATACAGTATTTAGGCGAAAAAATGTTAAGCGAGTTATCAAACTCTTTCGGAGAAGAAAATGCCGTTAGACATTTTAAACTATGCGAAAAAGCCATTAAGGAGCTTGAACAGGCTTCGTCCATCTTACCAATTGATTCAGATTTCATTCGTCGAGATAGCTTATATTATGCAAGTGAAGCCGATCATGTAAAAACACTTGAAAAAGAATACGAATTACTAAAAAAGCATGGATTCGACGTTGAATATTGGACAGAAGATACGATTAAAGAGCATTATCCTTTTCAAAAGTCGGCTGCGATATTATTTAAAAATGACGCTGAACTAAACCCGATTAAATTGACGTATGGTATGCTCGAGTATGCGAAAATGAAAGGCGTTCAAGTATTTGAAGATACTGAAGTGAGCGGGAAGAAAGTTGATCAAGATGGCGTAACGGTTTTTACAAAAAAACAACATCAAATCAAAGCTAAACATGTCATCATTGCCGCAGGATACGAAACATTAGAGATTAAAAAAGAAAAGAACGCCTTTTATGGAAGCTCTTACGCTGCCATTACCAACCGAGTTGATGACTTATCAGAATGGCACAACCGCACACTTATCTGGGAATCGGCACGACCCTATGTATATATGCGAACAACTGCTGATAACCGCATCATTATTGGCGGTTTAGATGATACGACCCATTTTTCTGAAGATCGAGACGCCAAAATTATAGCGAAAAAGAATAAGCTCATTGAAGAGTTCAATAAACTTTTCCCAAACATTCACGTAAAAGCCGAATACTACTTAGGAGCGTTCTACGGAACAACCCATGATGGCCTCCCGATTATCGGAATGTATGAAGATGAACCTAATTGCTACTATTTTTATGGATACGGAGATAATGGATCTGTATATAGCATGGTCCTATCCAAAATCATCAAGCAGATGATTACGAAAGAAACGAACGAGAACGTCGACTTATACTTACAAACGCGACCAGTGGTACATTAA
- a CDS encoding TRAP transporter permease, which produces MKKSKAVEELDRESNVRSEFPKLVRLFILIVTVGIASFHLYTSYAGPLVDIKQRSIHLFGLMAIGFLLYPFFSKKKANISFLDYLSCLLTIICGIYLLTSSERIINSGGQINTMDFIVGIVILLLILDLTRRVTGWGLTLLGLGFLIYGLFVKLSIYPDLSSTIFLKVFKQITVQLVYITEGILGTAVGVSASYIILFILFGAFLSRSGMGKLFNDLALAVAGHTKGGPAKVAVIASGFLGSINGSAVANVVTTGTFTIPLMKKIGYKKEFAGAVESAASVGGQILPPIMGAAAFIMAENLNVPYSKIILAGIIPALLFYLGILFQVHLRASKKGLQGIPKSELPNVKDVLKERGHLVVPMIILLYLLFTGKTPFYAAFWSILATMIISGSRRVLMISSLLGMYIIFQPLLFDSILNDNWLELFLIVSIPLAINVFRKGKNMGGEELHIQDCISALEEGTKTSIPVAIACGAVGIVVGIASLTGVALEIANSIVGIGDMVQNPLAQLIITLALTMVTSIILGMGLPSIPTYIITSTMAAPILLQLPLFRELAGTPETALFVAHMFVFYFGIFANITPPVALAAFAGAGISGGDPNKTGFQAMKLAIAGFIVPFMFVFSQQILLIDVSIIDVTFILIASTVGIFMLSVAIEGYFGKNLGVVMRLVCLVGALLLIVPNVILNIIGIVLFLVLIVLKFKKGDKATYNQEMDFSG; this is translated from the coding sequence TTGAAGAAGTCAAAAGCTGTGGAAGAACTTGATCGAGAAAGTAATGTTAGAAGCGAATTTCCTAAGTTGGTGCGCTTGTTTATTTTAATCGTGACAGTAGGAATCGCTTCTTTTCACCTTTACACTTCGTACGCTGGACCTTTAGTTGACATAAAGCAAAGAAGTATCCACTTATTCGGACTTATGGCCATTGGCTTTTTGCTATACCCTTTTTTCTCAAAAAAGAAGGCAAATATCTCGTTTTTAGACTATCTTTCTTGTCTCCTAACGATCATTTGTGGCATTTATCTTTTAACAAGCTCAGAACGAATTATCAATAGTGGCGGACAAATTAACACAATGGATTTTATCGTCGGGATTGTCATTCTTCTTTTAATCCTTGATTTAACAAGAAGAGTTACCGGTTGGGGACTTACACTGTTAGGGCTGGGCTTTTTAATTTACGGCCTTTTTGTTAAACTTTCCATTTATCCCGACCTATCTTCAACCATATTTCTAAAAGTATTTAAACAAATCACTGTACAACTTGTTTATATTACAGAAGGGATTTTAGGTACTGCTGTAGGTGTTTCAGCAAGTTATATCATCTTATTTATTCTTTTTGGCGCTTTTTTAAGCAGGTCAGGAATGGGGAAGTTGTTTAACGATTTAGCACTTGCTGTTGCTGGTCATACAAAAGGGGGGCCAGCGAAAGTTGCTGTCATTGCAAGTGGCTTTCTTGGGTCCATTAACGGATCAGCCGTGGCGAATGTTGTAACAACTGGAACATTTACCATTCCTTTAATGAAAAAAATTGGGTATAAAAAAGAATTTGCAGGCGCAGTAGAGTCAGCGGCTAGTGTTGGTGGACAAATATTGCCGCCAATTATGGGAGCAGCGGCATTTATTATGGCAGAAAATTTAAATGTGCCGTATTCCAAAATTATTTTAGCTGGAATCATTCCTGCTTTACTATTTTATTTAGGTATATTATTTCAAGTTCATTTAAGGGCGTCTAAAAAGGGATTACAAGGAATACCGAAGAGTGAATTACCGAATGTAAAAGATGTATTGAAAGAGCGGGGACATCTTGTGGTACCGATGATTATTTTACTTTATCTGTTATTTACAGGTAAAACGCCTTTTTATGCTGCTTTTTGGTCCATTTTAGCAACCATGATCATTTCAGGATCAAGGCGCGTCTTAATGATTTCTTCTTTATTAGGTATGTACATTATTTTTCAACCGCTGCTATTCGATTCAATACTGAATGATAATTGGTTAGAGTTATTTCTAATCGTATCGATTCCTCTGGCAATTAATGTTTTTAGAAAAGGAAAGAACATGGGAGGAGAAGAGCTCCATATCCAAGATTGTATCTCAGCTTTAGAAGAGGGAACCAAAACAAGCATTCCTGTGGCCATAGCATGTGGAGCTGTTGGAATCGTAGTAGGAATCGCCTCTCTTACTGGGGTTGCTTTAGAGATTGCCAACAGTATTGTCGGAATTGGCGACATGGTCCAAAATCCGCTTGCTCAGTTAATCATAACTCTTGCTTTAACCATGGTGACTTCCATCATTTTAGGAATGGGATTACCAAGTATTCCAACTTATATCATAACAAGCACGATGGCAGCACCTATCTTACTTCAACTTCCATTGTTTCGCGAGCTTGCAGGTACGCCTGAAACAGCATTATTTGTGGCGCATATGTTTGTGTTCTACTTTGGGATCTTTGCAAACATTACACCTCCTGTTGCATTGGCTGCTTTCGCGGGTGCTGGTATAAGTGGTGGGGACCCGAACAAAACAGGCTTCCAAGCAATGAAGTTAGCTATAGCAGGATTTATTGTTCCATTCATGTTTGTATTTTCACAACAAATTTTACTGATTGATGTTTCCATTATTGATGTTACATTCATTTTGATAGCTTCGACTGTAGGAATTTTTATGTTATCCGTTGCGATCGAAGGTTACTTTGGCAAGAACTTAGGCGTAGTCATGAGGTTAGTATGCTTAGTAGGAGCCCTTTTATTAATTGTTCCAAACGTCATCTTAAACATCATAGGGATTGTTTTATTTCTTGTATTAATCGTATTAAAATTTAAAAAAGGTGATAAAGCGACTTACAATCAAGAGATGGACTTTAGCGGTTAA